cactggggggaactgggaggaactgggaggaactgggaggccactgggaggaactgggaggaactgggaggccactggggggcactgggaggaactgggaggccactggggggaactgggagcaactgggaggccactggggggaactgggaggaactgggagtccactggggggaactgggaggaactgggaggccactggggggcactgggaggaactgcgaggccactggggggaactgggaggaactgggaggccactgggaaaaactgggaggaactgggaggccactggggggaactgggaggaactgggaggccactggggggcactgggaggaactgggagggaactggggggaactgggaggaactgggagggaactggagggaactgggaggaactgggagggaactggagggaactgggaggaactgggaggccactgcggggaactgggaggaactgggaggcaactggggggaactgggaggaactgggaggccactggggggcactgggaggaactgggaggccactggggggacctgggaggaactgggaggccactgggaggcactgggaggaactgggaggccactgggaggaactgggaggaactgggaggccactggggggcactgggaggaactgggaggccactgggaggcactgggaggaactgggaggccactggggggcaatgggaggaactgggaggccactgggaggaactgggaggaactgggaggccactggggggcactgggaggaactgggagtccactgggaggcactgggaggaactgggaggccactggggggcactgggaggaactgggaggccactgggaggcactgggaggaactgggaggccactgggaggcactgggaggaactgggaggccactggggggaactgggaggaactgggaggccactggggggcactgggaggaactgggaggccactggggggaactgggaggaactgggaggccactggggggcactgggaggaactgggaggaactgggaggccactggggggcactgggaggccactggggggcactgggaggaactgggaggccactggggggaactgggaggaactgggaggccactggggggcactgggaggaactgggagggaactgggaggccactggggggcactgggaggccactggggggcactgggaggaactgggaggccactggggggaactgggaggaactgggaggccactggggggcactgggaggaactgggaggccactggggggaactgggaggaactgggaggccactgggaggaactgggaggaactgggaggccactggggggcaatgggaggaactgggaggccactggggggaactgggaggaactgggagggaactgggaggccactggggggaactgggaggaactgggaggccactggggggaactgggaggaactgggagggaactggggggaactgggaggaactgggaggccaccggggggcactgggaggaactgggaggccactggggggaactgggaggaactgggagggaactggggggaactgggagcaactgggaggccaccggggggcactgggaggaactgggagggaactggagggaactgggaggaactgggaggaactggggggaactgggagcaactgggagggaactggagggaactgggaggaactgggagggaactggggggaactgggagcaactgggagggaactggagggaactgggaggaactgggagggaactggagggaactgggaggaactgggaggccactgcggggaactgggaggaactgggaggcaactggggggaactgggaggaactgggaggccactggggggaactgggaggaactgggagggaactgggaggcactgggaggaactgggaggccactggggggacctgggaggaactgcgaggccactgggaggcactgggaggaactgggaggccactggggggcactgggaggaactgggaggccactgggaggaactgggaggaactgggaggccactggggggcactgggaggaactgggaggccgctggggggcactgggaggaactgggaggccaccggggggaactgggaggaactgggaggcccccggggggaactgggaggaactgggaggccaccggggggcactgggaggaactgggaggccaccggggggcactgggaggaactgggaggccaccggggggcactgggaggaactgggaggccaccggggggcactgggaggaactgggaggccactggggggaactgggaggaactgggaggccactggggggaactgggaggaactgggaggccactgggaggcactgggaggaactgggaggccactgaggggaactgggaggaactgggaggccactggggggcactgggaggaactgggaggccactggggggaactgggaggaactgggaggccactgcggggaactgggaggaactgggagcgaactgggaggccactggggggaactgggaggaactgggaggccactggggggcactgggaggaactgggaggccactgggaggaactgggaggaactgggaggccactggggggcactggaaggaactgggaggcaactggggggaactgggaggaactgggaggccactggggggcactgggaggaactgggaggccactgggaggcactgggaggaactgggaggccactggggggaactgggaggaactgggaggccactggggggcactgggaggaactgggaggccactggggggcactgggaggaactgggaggcaactgggaggccactggggggaactgggaggaactgggaggccactgggaggaactgggaggaactgggaggccactggggggcactgggaggaactgggagggaactgggaggaactggggggaactgggaggccactggggggcactgggaggaactgggagggaactgggaggaactggggggaactgggaggccactgggcggcactgggaggaactgggaggccactggggggaactgggaggaactgggaggccactgggaggaactgggaggaactgggaggcaactggggggaactgggaggaactgggaggccactgggaggaactgggagggaactgggaggaactgggaggaactgggaggccactggggggaactgggaggaactgggaggccactgggaggaactgggagggaactgggaggaactgggaggaactggggggaactgggaggaactgggaggccactggggggaactgggaggaactgggaggccactggggggaactgggaggaactgggaggaactgggtggcaactggggggcactgggaggaactgggagggaactgggaggaactgggaggaactgggaggccactggggggaactgggaggaactgggaggccactggggggaactggggggaactgggaggaactgggaggccactggggggaactgggaggaactgggaggccactggggggaactgggaggaactgggaggccactgggaggaactgggaggaactgggaggaactggggggaactggggggaactgggaggccactggggggaactgggagggaactgggaggaactgggaggaactgggaggccactggggggcactgggaggaactgggaggtactggggggaactggggggaactgggaggccactggggggcactgggaggaactgggaggccactgggaggaactgggaggaactgggaggccactgggaggaactgggaggaactgggaggccactggggggaactgggaggaactggaaggccactggggggaactgggaggaactgggaggccactggggggaactgggaggaactgggaggccactggggggcactgggaggaactgggaggccactggggggaactgggaggaactgggaggccactggggggaactgggagggaactgggaggaactgggaggaactgggaggccactggggggcactgggaggaactgggaggaactgggaggaactgggaggccactggggggaactgggagggaactgggaggaactgggaggaactgggagggaactggggggacctgggaggaactgggaggtactggggggaactggggggaactgggaggccactggggggcactgggaggaactgggaggccactgggaggaactgggaggaactgggaggccactggggggaactgggaggaactgggaggaactgggaggcaactggggggcactgggaggaactgggagggaactgggaggaactgggaggaactgggaggccactggggggaactgggaggaactgggaggccactggggggaactggggggaactgggaggaactgggaggccactggggggaactgggaggaactgggaggaactggggggaactggggggaactgggaggccactggggggcactgggaggaactgggaggtactggggggaactggggggaactgggaggccactggggggcactgggaggaactgggaggccactgggaggaactgggaggaactgggaggccactggggggaactgggaggaactgggaggccactggggggaactgggaggaactgggaggccactggggggcactgggaggaactgggaggaactgggaggccactggggggaactgggagggaactgggaggaactgggaggaactgggaggccactggggggcactgggaggaactgggaggaactgggaggaactgggaggccactggggggaactgggagggaactgggaggaactgggaggaactgggaggccactggggggcactgggaggaactgggaggtactggggggaactggggggaactgggaggccactggggggaactggggggaactgggaggaactgggaggccactggggggaactgggaggaactgggaggaactggggggaactggggggaactgggaggccactggggggaactgggaggaactgggagggaactgggaggaactgggaggaactgggaggccactggggggcactgggaggaactgggaggtactggggggaactgggaggaactgggaggccactggggggcactgggaggaactgggaggccactgggaggaactgggaggaactgggaggccactggggggaactgggaggaactgggaggccactggggggaactgggaggaactgggaggccactggggggaactgggaggaactgggagcagctgggggtgactgggaggcaactgggagcatctggagggaaactgggggtgactgggaggaactgggaggtgactgggaaggactggggggcgaTTTGGGGCGACCAGGGGCAACTGGGAGGCAAGTGGGGGCAACTGGGAGCATCTGGAGGGCAACTGGGTGTGAGTGGGAGGAACTGGGGTCAAGTGGAaggcaactgggggtcaactgggaggaAGTGGGTggtgactgggagggactgggggcaactgggaggaaggagaaggcaactggaggcaactggggtcaactgggaggcaactgggggtcaactggatgcaactgggaggcaactgggagcgaCTGGACGCgactgggggcaactgggaggcaactgggagcatctggagggcaactgggggggactgggaggaactgggaggcgactgggaaggactggggggcgaTTCGGGGTGACCAGGGGCAACCGGGGGACAACTGGAgtcaactgggaggaactgggaggaactgggaggaactggggggggcacttatgggtcccgGGGGGGGAATTTGAGCTCCTTGAAGCCTTTAGGTCCTTCAAGGGGGGTTTTGAAGCCCAAGGGGCCACTTGTGGGTCCGGGGAGTTACTTGTGGGGCGCGGGGGGGTcagttatgggtctgggggggcacttatgggtcccaagaggcacttatgggtctgggggggcacttatgggtcccgAGAATGGAGTTTGAGCCCCTTCCTGAAGGTTTTAGATCCTTCAAGGGGGGTCTTCAAGCCCAAGGGGCCACTTGTGGGTCTGGGGGGTTACTTGTGGGTCACGGGGGGGTTAgttatgggtccgggggggttagttatgggtccgggggggttagttatgggtccggggggggcacttatgggtcctGAGAATGGATTTCGAGCCCCATCCTGAAGGTTTTAGATCCTTCAAGGGGGGTTTTGAAGCCCAAGGGGCCACTTGTGGGTCGCAGGGGGGTCAGTTATGGGTCTGGGGAGGaacttatgggtctggggggggcacttatgggtctggggggggcacttatgggtccgggggggcacttatgggtctggggggggcacttatgggtctcgAGAATGGATTCTGAGCCCCATCCTGAAGGTTTTAGATCCTTCAAGGGGGGTCTTCGAGCCCAAGGGGCCACTTGTGGGTCCGGGGGGTTACTTGTGGGTCGCGGGGGGGTCAGTTATGGGTCTGGGGAGCAacttatgggtccgggggggcacttatgggtctgggggggcacttatgggtcccgAGAATGGAGTTTGAGCCCCTTCCTGAAGGTTTTAGATCCTTCAAGGGGGGTCTTCAAGCCCAAGGGGCCACTTGTGGGTCTGGGGGGTTACTTGTGGGTCACGGGGGGGTTAgttatgggtccgggggggttagttatgggtctggggggggcacttatgggtcccaAGAGGCACTTATGGGTCATGAGAATGGATTCTGAGCCCCTTCTTGAAGCCTTTAGATCCTTCAAGGGGGGTTTTGAAGCCCAAGGGGCCACTTGTGGGTCGCGGGGGGGTCAGTTATGGGTCTGGGGAGGaacttatgggtctggggggggcacttatgggtctggggggggcacttatgggtccgggggggcacttatgggtctcgAGAATGGATTCTGAGCCCCATCCTGAAGGTTTTAGATCCTTCAAGGGGGGTCTTCGAGCCCAAGGGGCCACTTGTGGGTCCGGGGGGTTACTTGTGGGGCGCGGGGGGGTCAgttatgggtccgggggggttagttatgggtctggggggggcacttatgggtccgggggggcacttatgggtcccgAGGAGGGAGTTTGAGCCCCATCCTGAAGGTTTTAGGTCCTTCAAGGGAGGTTTTGAAGCCCAAGGGGCTACTTGTGGGGCGCGGGGGGGTCAGTTATGGGTCTGGGGAGCAACTTATGGGTCTGGGGAGGAACTTATGGGTCCCAGGGGGACACTTATGGGTCCcaggggggcacttatgggtctggggggggcacttatgggtcccgAGAATGGATTCTGAGCCCCATCCTGAAGGTTTTAGGTCCTTCAAGGGGGGTTTTGAAGCCCAAGGGGCCACTTGTGGGTCCGGGGGGTTACTTGTGGGGCGCGGGGGGGTCAgttatgggtccgggggggttacTTGTGGGGCTCACCGATGCCGTAGGTGACGCTGAGGGGCTCGTGGCGGGCCAGCAGCCCCACGCCGCTGTAGCCGGGCCGACCTTCGGGGCTGGCCCAGAACTGGTGGGGCAGATCGGGGAGGGCCCGGAGCTCGGGGGGCACGGCCTCAGCCCCACATTTGGTCTCCTGGAGGCAAAGGACGTCGGGGGCCTCCTCCTGGACCCACTGCAATGGGGCAGAGAGAGAACCCGGGTCCTCTCCCGCCCCATAGATGGGGGGCCTGCCCCATAGATAATGCTTCGGACCCCAAAATAGGGGGCTTTAGCCCCAAAAATAGGAGTTCTGGCCCCATAGATATgactcccagccccatagattgggGTTCtggccccatagatgtgggtcccgccCCATAGATTCAGATCCGCCACACACCtggctcttcccctgccccatagatggggctcctgccccatagataaGGGTTCGGACCCCAAAATAGGGGGGTTTAGCCCCAAAAATAAGGGTTCCGGCCCCATAGATTGGGGTTCcggccccatagatgtgggtcctgccccatagatttggATCCGCCACACACCtggctcttcccctgccccatagatggggctcctgccccatagataaGGGTTCGGACCCCAAAATAGGGGGGTTTAGCCCCAAAAATAGGAGTTCTGGCCCCATAGATATgactcccagccccatagatgtgggtcctgccccatagattcggATCCGCCACACACCtggctcttcccctgccccatagatggggggcCTGCCCCATAGATAAGGGTTCGGACCCCAAAATAGGGGGGTTTAGCCCCAAAAATAAGGGTTCCGGCCCCATAGATTGGGGTTCCGGCCCCATAGATATGACTCCCAGCCCCATAGGTGGGggttccagccccatagatgtgggtcccgccCCATAGATTCGGATCCGCCACACACCtggctcttcccctgccccatagatggggggcCTGCCCCATAGATAAGGCTTCGGACCCCAAAATAGGGGGGTTTAGCCCCAAAAATAAGGGTTCCGGCCCCATAGATTGGGGGTTCcggccccatagatgtgggtcctgccccatagatttggATCCACCACACACCtggctcttcccctgccccatagatggggggcCTGCCCCATAGATAAAGGTTCGGACCCCAAAATAGGGGGGTTTAGCCCCAAAAATAAGGGTTCCGGCCCCATAGATTGGGGTTCCGGCCCCATAGATTGGGGTTCcggccccatagatgtgggtcccgccCCATAGATTCGGATCCGCCACACACCtggctcttcccctgccccatagatggggggcCTGCCCCATAGATAAGGCTTCGGACCCCAAAATAGGGGGGTTTAGCCCCAAAAATAGGGGTTCCGGCCCCATAGATTGGGggttccagccccatagatgggggtcctgccccatagatttggATCCGCCACACACctgcctcttcccctgccccatagatgggggtcctgccccacaaATGTGGGTCCCCCAGACCTCTGGGTCCCCCCTCCCGGAGCCTtgggtcccccctgccccatagatatgactcccagccccatagatgtgggtcccagccccatagatatgTGTCCCACCCCATAGATACGGGTCCaagccccatagatgtggctccCGCCCCACAGAtaggggtcccagccccatagatgtgggtcctgccccatagatacaggtcccagccccatagatgtgggtcccagccccccatatgtgggtcctgccccatataTACAGATCCCAGCCctatagatgtgggtcctgccccatagatgtgggtcccagccccatagatatgTGTCCCACCCCATAGATacgggtcccagcccca
This region of Numenius arquata unplaced genomic scaffold, bNumArq3.hap1.1 HAP1_SCAFFOLD_1076, whole genome shotgun sequence genomic DNA includes:
- the LOC141478002 gene encoding DNA repair nuclease/redox regulator APEX1-like, yielding MPKRSKKEAAEGDGGEETGRRPPKAGREEGGAPYEDPPTREVTPGGQRFTLKLTSWNVDGLRAWVRKGGLKWVQEEAPDVLCLQETKCGAEAVPPELRALPDLPHQFWASPEGRPGYSGVGLLARHEPLSVTYGIGEPHK